DNA from Brachyspira aalborgi:
GAAACTGTAAAAATACGAAATTTACAAAATTTAAAAATATTACAATAAAATCTTTTATAATATTTAAATAATAACAATTTTTATATGGTTATCATAATATTCAGAATTATTTTTATAAATTCGCTTGATAAAATTCATACGATATGTTATAATTATTCGATAATTATTTATATTTTGAATTAAATTTAAGTTAAAATAAACGGGAGAAAATATGGAACAGAAAATTAGATTAGCGGAAGCAAAATACAAAAAAGAAGCGATTTTACCTTTTGAAATTGGCGATACGATAAAAGTTTGGGTAAAGATTATAGAAGGCGACAGAGAAAGATTGCAAGCTTTTGAAGGAGTCGTTATTTCGATTCGCGGAAAAGGAATAAGCAAAAGTTTTATTGTTCGTAAAATATCTTACGGAGTCGGAGTCGAAAGAATATTTTTAATTAACTCTCCGAGAATAGACCATGTCGATATTGTTCGTAAGGCTAAAGTCAGAAGGGCAAAATTATATTATTTGAGAAATAAAGTTGGAAAGAAAGCGAGATTGGTTGAAAGACTCGGAGTTAAAATTCCTAAACATTCCGATTTAATAAAAGCGGGGGAATCAAATAATGAAATAAAAAATGACGAAAATAATAATATAGCAAATAATGAAAATGAAATAATTAATAACGAAGCGAAATCTTCGGATAATAACCAATAAAAAATTTAAGGTTTATAATAAAAGGAGGTTTTTATGGGGTATAAAATAGTTGAAAGAGAACAATGGTCTGAAAAAGTTTTTATGATGAAAGTTGTAGCTCCCGATATAGCAAAGCATCGTAAAGCTGGAAATTTTATTATTTTCAGATTAAACGAAATCGGCGAGAGAATTCCTCTCACTATAGCGGACGCGGATATTAAAGAGGGAACTATTACTATAGTGACTCAAAATATCGGATATTCTACGGCTAAACTTATGGAACTTCAAGTCGGCGATGAAATAATGGATATTATCGGTCCTTTAGGGCAACCTACTCATATTGAAAAACATGACGGAATAGTTTTATGTGTTGGCGGCGGAGTTGGAATCGCTCCTTTGCATCCAATCGCTCAAGCTCATCATAACAATGGGAATAGAGTTATTTCAATTTTGGGAGCGAGAGATAAATCATTAATAATTATGGAAGATATGATGAAAAAAATCTCCGAAGAAACTTTAATTTGCACTGACAATGGAAGCTATGGAGAGAAAGGACTTGTAACAGATATGATTAAAAGAGTTTACGATAAGGGCGAGAAAATATCCGAAGTAATTGCAATTGGTCCTGCAATAATGATGAAATTCGTAGCTAAACTTACAAAAGAATATAATCTTCCTACAACCGTTAGTTTAAATCCTATTATGATTGACGGAACGGGAATGTGTGGCTGCTGTAGAGTTTTGGTTGGAACTGAAACTAAATTTGCATGCGTTGAAGGACCGGAATTTGACGGGCATTTGGTAGATTTCGATTTATTAATGAAAAGGCAGGCAATGTATAAAAGAGAAGAACATGAATGTAATTTAAAATTAAGTTGATGTTTTTTAAGCCAAATATAAGTTTGCATAAAATTTGTTTTAAAGGTTTTGTCAAAGAAGGAATAAAATTAAAAATTTGTCTTTCTATACAAAATAATTTTATTTGCGCTTTAACTTTAAATAGTTTATTTGGCGATTTGTATATAATAAATAGAAAAATTAAAATTGGTTATAATGAAAAAATCGGAGAGCTTTTTTGTTACGATTTTGTAAAATTAGAATATAAGAAATTAAATTTTATAGAATTAAATTTAATTATTTATTGGAGAGAATTTTTTTTAATTATTCTTCCAAATATATTTTTTAATTTAGAATGTAAAGCAAATATAAATATTTTAATTAAAGTTTTATTTAAAACATTTAATAAATATATTAATGAAAAATACGAAATAAATATATTTAAAGAGTTTTTAAAATTGATAAAAAATAAATTTAGGTTGTAGAGTTTATGAAGAAAATAATTATTTTATTAATGTCGATTTTTATTTTATCATGCGAAACATTGCAAAATTCAGCAAGAGAACTTTCAAGAAGTTTTATAGAAGAAAATAAACCCGACATAACTGTTAAAAGCGCAAAATTAAAAAGCATAACTTTAAACGATATAACTTTAGAATGCGTTTTAGATATAAAAAATAATCTTTCCGTTGAGCTTCCTATAGAAAAAATAGAAATAGAATTAATAAATACAAGCGATAAAGTATTTTCAAAGGCTTATTCTGTTGAATCTCTAAAAATTCCTGCAAATGAAACTATGGCTAAAACTATAATTTTTAATGCAAAATATTTTGAAGTTTATTCCACCGTTCTTACTTCGTTAAAAAATAGAAATTTGAAATGCGTTGCTAAAACTTATATAACTTTCACTATGGCGAGAATGAAATTTAGATTTCCTTATACAAAAGAAGTTGTATTTATAGAATGAAATTTTATTTGATTTAAAGATTGACAAAAATATAAAAATGTAATATAATATTATCAATTAAAAATATTAGGAGTTTTTTATGAAAAAAATTATTATTTTATTAATTATTATATCGGTTTTAATTATTCAATGTTCAAATGAAACTTCTGGCGAGAGTGAAAAATCCGAAACAGAATTTATTGAAGATGACGCGGATAATTTTGTTTATGAGGAAGCAGAAACAAACATTATAAAAACTAATGAAACTAAAACTATATCTAAAGAAAAGAAAATAAGTGAAATAAAAACAAACGAAATTAAAACGACTAACGAAAGCGAAGAAAATAAAGCAAATGAAAATTCAGAAATTAAAAATGCCAATGAAACTGTAAGCGAAAATAAAATTAATGACACTGAAAAAATTGTTTATATAGCAAAAACGGGTAAAAAATATCATATTGAAAATTGCCGAACTTTGCGAGGCGAGAAGGAAGCCGTAGATTTGAACGAAGCAATAAAAAATGGGTATGAAGCTTGTAAGATTTGTAAGCCTGATGGTATTTAAGATATTAGTTTATATTTAAAAGTTATATTTTTTAATATTAACTATATATAAAATATTCTATTCTATTATTTTGAATTTATTTTAAGCCTATCTCTCAACTTTTTAATGGATATCCACCAAGCTATTTTGTCAATTAGATTATTTGGATTTTGATTAATTATAATAAAAATGTTAATATCTAATTTAAATAATATTAATATCGGCAGTTTTTAAAATCGTTTTGTATTAAATATTATATTAAATTAAAAAATCTTATAACACTTTATCAAATTCTTTATGCATCTCTTATATTTTTTGATAAATTTCATTAATACATACTTCATTTATTTTTTCATCATCACTATTATTAATTTTAGAATACATATATTTTTTTATTATTATATAAAAATTATTTATATTTTTATAATAATTTAATAATAGTTTATATTCATTATTAGATAAGGATTTATCTTCTATTTTTTATCATAAACTTTATTTAGATAATATTTTATTTTTTTAATTCTTTATAAAAAAATTAAAGAAGCAATGCCATTTTATTAAAGAAGTTTAATATACTATTGACACAATCTATATTTGAATGTATATACCTTATACGACTTTCATTAAGGCTTTTATAATTTTTATATAAAAATAGATTAACTTCTATATCGTAGCATATATTAGCAATTGTATTAATACTACTTTCCAAATCTGACTGTATAAGATAAATAATATTATTAACTTTCTTTTGATTATCTATTTCTTTTTCTTGCTGTTCATTTATTTCGTTTAATTTACGGTTAATCGAAATACTATATATTGATTCTATAATAGGAACTATGCATAATATTATAGATGTTATTAGTGTTATAAAATCAAATAAGGATGGTTTAAGCAAATTTGAAATTGTATAATTATTTAAGCCTATATTTGTTATTTAAGTATAATTAGTAATATAGCTATTTACAAAATTATATGCATATTATAGTCTATTTTTAAAATAAATATACCCGCAACTAATTACAATTCGCTAATCTCCCACATTCCCATATACTTATCTGGAGCTGTATATTGATAATCCTCTTTAATCATTAAAATAGGTTTTGGAAAATTAAAAGGCGGTTTTTCTAAATTCAAATATCTACAATCGCCTAAGTTTATATCATTTGTTAAATTATCTTCTATATATGGCATAGAACTTGCTATTAAATATTTACTACCGCTGTTTTTTATATTATTTATAGCCTTTATAACATAATCAAGCGGTAAATGTTGCCAACAATCTCTCGTAAATATTAAATCGACTTTATCTAATTTATCGCTACATATATTTAAAACTTTAAATTTTATATTTTCATTGGAATATTTATTATTATTTGCATCGACAATTTCGGATACAATATCGCATCCCGTATATGATTCAAAATTATTAACTATTTCTTTCATCCAATTAAAATCTCCGCAAGGTATATCCAATATGCTTTTCATATTATAATTTTTTACTATATCTATCAATCTATTTCTTAAAGTTTTCGTGCTTTTTAATTCCGAACCTTGCCCTGAAAAACTTTCTTTTGAACCCCAATAATTAGTTTTATATATTTTGGTAAAAACAATTTTATTTTCCAGATTTAATATTCCATTAATTACTTTCATATTATATTCTATCTCATTTAATCTTTCATTAATGACGCATATATCATTAATTGTAGGTTTCTTTTTTTATATTAATCTTCAATCCCAAAAGACTAATTTTTTTATATTTTTCCGTGTTTTCAATATTAAATAGCATAATTAACTCCTGCATTTTAAAATACTTTTATAATAATCTATAAATTTATCAGCCATAATTTTGGCTGTAAATTTTTCTTCGTATATTCGTCTTCCGTTTTTCCCCATACTTCCCTAATATCTTTATTCTCAAGCATAGTCCCTTGAACTACAACCGTTATATCTTCAAAATTTATATTATTCATTTATTAACTCCTATTCTGTTTTCAAAATATATTCTTAAAATAGCGAAAAATATTATTTTTAATTTATTTTATAATGACTTTCAACATATTCGTTTATAGCTAAACTTATAAATTCGCTTCTATTTGCCGTTATGTCGTCAACAATTTTAATTAAATTTTCATCAAGAGTAATGTCTATTCTTTTTTTATTTTCTTTTCTTATTTTCGCTTCTATAAGAACTCTTAAATCGGCTTTATAATAACCTTTATTTTTTCTATCTTCTATTATTTCTTCAAGCGTTGAAGGTTTAGGAATTTTTTCTTTATCTTCAATCATAGCGTTTATATGCATTTGTAAAGCCGCATGAGAATTTTTAATAGTTTGCTCCAAAGTTTTTCCCGAGCTTATGCAACCTGGAAAATCGTAAAATATCGCATTATATCCGCCGTTCGTTTTGTATATATCGGCAATGTATCTCTCTATATTTTTTTTCATAACTCCTCCTTGTTTATTTTATTTTTCTTTTTATTTAGTTTTTTTAAAATTTTTAAATTCGTATGCTCTTCAATACTTTTAATTACATTGATATTTAAATCTTGTTTGCTATGATAGGGAACGGTTATTTTATTTTTATTAACCTTTGTTTAAATTGCATGTGGCTTCCTTTCTGATTAAAAAAATAATATCCGTTTTTCTTCAATATTTTTATAATTTCTTTGGCTTTCATACAAATTCAAATCTCTACTATACGCAATAATACACATAATACTTAATTTGTCAAGTAAAATATATTAATTATTATAAAATATATTTTTAAAAAATATTTAATTAAATTGTAATAATTCATATTTTTAATTTATTTATTTATATATTGATAATTGTATCAAAAATGATACTATTATAATATATAAAATGAAAAGCGTAAATAAATTAAATGAAAATAAAAAAACAAATCCTATAGGTTCTAATTTTATAGAATATTTGGCTGAAGAAGGAATTTTAGAAGAATGCTTGGCTTTATCTTCAAAAGAGTTAATAGTTTATCAATTAAGAAATATAATGAAAGAAGAAGCGATAACAAAACAAGAACTAGCAAATAGAATGCATACGAGCCGAGCTGCAATTAACAGATTATTAGACGAAAATAATCAATCGGTGACTTTGGATACTTTGGAAAAAGCGGCTAAATTTTTAAATAAGAAGTTGATTATTAAATTTGTATAAATATAAACGACTTTAAAAAATTTATAATTTATTTTTTGATTAAAAAGCATTAAAAAAATAAAAAATAAAACCTAATCTTTTAATAAACAACCTTCAACCTTTCTTTAAATCCCGCATCCAAATTTAAAAAATCTTCCAATTCTATATCTCCGTAAGCGTCTATAAAAATATATTCGTTTTGAGTTTTTATTAAATATTTTAAAATCTCTTTATTGAAACTTATCAAATAAAAAGAATCTTCGCATTTATAGAGTTTTCCGTCAAAAATATTTTCAATTTTCTTATCGAGCGTCTTTCCGCTAATAAGAAACATATTAACAACCTTATCGATAACGCTTAAATTTCTACGATTAATTAATTTTAAATTTTTATCTTTATCTATTATAATTTCGGGCTTATCTTCTAAAGTAAAAACTTTAAAGCCTAAATTTAAATCTTTATCTTTTGACGATTGAATTATTTTTTGAGCGGCTCTTTTTACTCTCTCTATTGTAATATCGCTAATTACAGGATTTTAGCTTTTTAATTCTTTCTTACAAAAATCATAAGCGCTCTTGCTTTTATCTTCTTTTATCTCTTCGTCAATTTGAACTAAAATAAACTCTCTATTGCCTTTATCTTCTGCGTTTAATTCCATAACCGCTTGGGCAGTCGTTCCGCTTCCTGCAAAAAAGTCTAAAATAATATCGTTTGAATTTCCTTGCATTGTAACGCTTTGTATAAGTTGTTTAAGTAAATTTATAGGTTTCGGGTCGTTAAATACAAGTTGTCCAAACAATTCTTCATTTTCAG
Protein-coding regions in this window:
- the rplS gene encoding 50S ribosomal protein L19, whose amino-acid sequence is MEQKIRLAEAKYKKEAILPFEIGDTIKVWVKIIEGDRERLQAFEGVVISIRGKGISKSFIVRKISYGVGVERIFLINSPRIDHVDIVRKAKVRRAKLYYLRNKVGKKARLVERLGVKIPKHSDLIKAGESNNEIKNDENNNIANNENEIINNEAKSSDNNQ
- a CDS encoding sulfide/dihydroorotate dehydrogenase-like FAD/NAD-binding protein; its protein translation is MGYKIVEREQWSEKVFMMKVVAPDIAKHRKAGNFIIFRLNEIGERIPLTIADADIKEGTITIVTQNIGYSTAKLMELQVGDEIMDIIGPLGQPTHIEKHDGIVLCVGGGVGIAPLHPIAQAHHNNGNRVISILGARDKSLIIMEDMMKKISEETLICTDNGSYGEKGLVTDMIKRVYDKGEKISEVIAIGPAIMMKFVAKLTKEYNLPTTVSLNPIMIDGTGMCGCCRVLVGTETKFACVEGPEFDGHLVDFDLLMKRQAMYKREEHECNLKLS
- a CDS encoding class I SAM-dependent methyltransferase, which produces MKVINGILNLENKIVFTKIYKTNYWGSKESFSGQGSELKSTKTLRNRLIDIVKNYNMKSILDIPCGDFNWMKEIVNNFESYTGCDIVSEIVDANNNKYSNENIKFKVLNICSDKLDKVDLIFTRDCWQHLPLDYVIKAINNIKNSGSKYLIASSMPYIEDNLTNDINLGDCRYLNLEKPPFNFPKPILMIKEDYQYTAPDKYMGMWEISEL
- a CDS encoding type II toxin-antitoxin system HicB family antitoxin, yielding MKKNIERYIADIYKTNGGYNAIFYDFPGCISSGKTLEQTIKNSHAALQMHINAMIEDKEKIPKPSTLEEIIEDRKNKGYYKADLRVLIEAKIRKENKKRIDITLDENLIKIVDDITANRSEFISLAINEYVESHYKIN
- a CDS encoding type II toxin-antitoxin system HicA family toxin gives rise to the protein MKAKEIIKILKKNGYYFFNQKGSHMQFKQRLIKIK
- a CDS encoding helix-turn-helix domain-containing protein; the encoded protein is MKSVNKLNENKKTNPIGSNFIEYLAEEGILEECLALSSKELIVYQLRNIMKEEAITKQELANRMHTSRAAINRLLDENNQSVTLDTLEKAAKFLNKKLIIKFV